The DNA region CCCCTCGACGCCCTTCACGCCAAGTACGACAGCTGCACAGGCGAACCGGTGGTGGCTGACGATGCCTGGGGGCATCTCCAACTCGATGCCACCTCACTGTTCCTGCTGCAGCTGGCGCAGTTAACCAAGGGCGGCTGCGCTGTGGTGCAAAGCCGTGACGAAGTGGATTTCCTCCAAAACCTGGTGCACTACATCGCCAGGGCATACCGCACTCCCGACTACGGGATCTGGGAACGGGGCGACAAAGGTAACCATGGCCTGCCGGAGCGCAATGCCAGCTCAATCGGCATGGCCAAAGCCGCCCTGGAGGCACTCGATGGGCTCGACCTCTACGGCCCCCATGGCGACGGCAGCTGCATCCTGCTGATTCCCCAGGGAGCCATCGTGCGCCTCCGTCGCGCCCTGCAAGGGCTCCTGCCACGGGAATCCGCCAGCAAGGAAGCCGACAGTGCGTGCCTCTCAGTGATTGGTTATCCCGCCTGGGCCGTGGAGGATGCCGCCCTGGTGGAGCGCACCGGTCGGCGGATTCGACGGGAACTCGGTGGGGCCTACGGCTACAAACGCTTCCTCCGGGATGGTCACCAGACGGCGGTGGAAGACGTCAACCGCCTGCACTACGAACCGGAGGAGCTCGCTGCCTTTGAAGGGATCGAGTCGGAGTGGCCGTTGTTTCTGGCCTTCGAACTGGTCACAGCATGCTGTGAAAGGCGCTGGGGCGAAGCCCGGCAGCTGCACAGCCAGCTCAAAACACTTGCCGTTCAACAGGACGGCGAACGTCTCTATCCCGAGCTTTATCAGGTCCCGGCCAGTGCGGTCGATCAGGAACGGATGAATCCAGGCAGCCAAGAGCGGGTGGCCAACACCAACCTGCCGCTGATCTGGACCCAGAGCCTGGTGTGGCTCGGGGAAATGCTGATCGACGATCTGATCCGTCCCGAAGACATTGATCCCTGTGACCGCAGGGAGCCGCAGCCGCTTGGAGCCGAAACCGTTCTCGTGGCGATGGCTGCTCAGACGGATGCCGTGCGCCAGGAGCTGCTGGCTGCAGAGGTGCCGATCGATCCAACCTCAGTGATTTCCGTGCAGTCGTCCGATGAGCTGAAGCAAAGGTTGAAAGCCGCTGGCACCAATCCACGGCTTGAGCTCACTGGGCGCCCCGGGCACCGGGTGGAAACCGAGGACACTGCTCGGGTCTATCGCCAGGACGGCGCCATCAGTGTGTTCACACCGTCGGTGCTGGAAGACGTCAGCAGCTATCTGGCCGATGACCCGGAGGAGCTGCTGGAGACCGTTGTGGACGAGCTGCATCTGCTGCAACGGCACTGGCGCGGCATGGGACGTCCCCTGCTGGTGATCCCCATTCGCGACGCGGCCCTGCAGCAGCATCGCGACGTCATCCTCAAACTGGCCCGGCAACTCGGCAGGGGCGTCATTGAAAGCATCCCCGTCCGCTTGGGCTGCCTCAGTGAGCTGGTGGATCAGGCGCAGGAGGTGCAGCTACCGCCGCTCCAACAGAAACCGATGCAACGGTCCGAGCCACCCCAGCCGCTTCTGCGCGACGCCACCGATCTAAGGGATCTGACCGCCGCAGAGGAGCAGGAGCTGGATGACACTCCAATCGAACAACTGAGCCAGCGCCTCTGGAGCAGTGGGCTGCTGCATGAACAGGCCGAAGTGCTCGAGTTGCTGCATCGGCGCCTCGGCCCCCAGGGGATTCAACGCAGCCCCGAGGGCAATCAGGTGGCCCTACGCACCCTGCTTGAGGAGGTCTATCAACGGGGCTTGCGTTGTGAAGACTGGAATGTGGTGCGGCGCTGTGCTGGCACCATGGGGATGGTGCATCCCCAGTTGGAAGATGCCCTCACCGACCTTCTCGTCCGTCAGAAACAGGTGGTCGTGGGGCGCAACTACACCGGCGACTCCCGGCTTCGTCAACCGATGGACAGTGCCGCCATCGCCGAACGGATTGAAACCACCAGCGGGATCGACGGCCGTGAACGCATGCTCGAACAGGAACTCCTGCTCGCCCTCGACAGCGTGGCTCGGCGGGAGCCAGCTCTGCTGAAGGGCAGCCTCACCCTGCAGCTGGGGCAGCTGTTGCTGCTGCTGACATCAGAGCTGGCCGTGGAGAAAATGCTCAGTCAGGACGAAGCCTTTGAGGCCCTCTGCAGCGAAGCACCCCACGCGATTCGCAAGCGCTTGCGCGCCGTACTCTCCGATGTGGACCATGCCAGAGCAGCCTTGCAACGCGGCGAACAGCTGCACGTGAGCGGCCGGGTGCAGTGGTCAGTGCCTGACCCCTTGGAGGAAACACCAGGGGGTGGGGACTGGCTTCAGCACCGCATCCGCCTGGGGTCCTTCCAGAAAGTCCCCCGCGATTTCTATGCCGGGATCTGGTCGCTGCTGCAGCACTGCCGCGGCCTGGTGATCGGCGACAAGCTGGAACGGCGCAATCGCCTCAACAGCCGCCTCATTCTCGAGAAAACACCGGGGGAGCGCAATTTCGCCGCCCAGGTCGACCATTTGCTCAGTCGGATCAAGGCGCCGGAATACCGCCAACTCTGCAGCGAATGCCTGCTCTCGCTGATGGCCTTCGTCGAAGCCAATCCGGAGGTGCGCTTCGAGGATGACCTGGCCCTCGACGTGGTGATCGGTCATGCCGTCCGGGTGGGCTGGCAACAGAGCCATCCTTCCCTCCGACCGGAGAACTACCCGCAACACAAGGCCCAAGCCTGGGGGCAGTTCTATCGATCCTCACCCGGTGACTGCCGCCGCTGGCAGGTCACGGCGTTACGAGAACTGGCCGAACAGCAAGGGCTGGTCTGATCCGAGCACTAGCACTCAGATCGGTGCGCACAGGGGTGCTCCCGTATCCGGATGTTCAACGGCCTGCTCTATCAGGTCTGCCAGCTTGAGGGCACGCGAGGCCTGAAGGCCATCCACCTCAGGGGTTCCCCGGCCATGCACGCACTGAAGGAAGTGCTCGAGCTCGGCATAGAGCGGTTCGATCGAGGTGGTGCTCACCTCCTCGATGAAGCCGTCATTTCGATACAGCAGCTCACCGTGATCGGCGGAGTACCACTCATGGGCCCGGCGATGGATATGCAGGGTGTGGTTAAGGAAGTCCGTCTCCACCAGGCTCGAACGGCAGTGAGCACTGAGGCTGCGGATTTTGCGGTGGCTCATCTTGCTGGCCGTGAGGCTGGCCACTACACCATTCTCGAAGCCCAACGTGGCGTTGACGTAATCGATCGGGCCTTCGGCACTGCGACCACCGGCAGCGGCAAGCCGCACCACGGGTGCTTTGGCCAGCTCCAGCACGAGGTCGATGTCGTGGATCATCAGATCCAGCACAACGGAGACGTCATTGGCCCGATCGGAATGGGGGCTGTGGCGACGCGCCTCGAGAACCACCACCTCTTCGTTGGCTACCACCTTGGTGAGCTCACGGAAGGCAGGATTGAACCGCTCGATGTGGCCCACCTGCAGCAGACATCCGGCCGCTGAAGCGGCCTCGATCAGCGCGGTGGCTTCGTCCTGACTGGCCGCAATCGGCTTTTCAATCAAAACGTGCACACCCGCACGCAGACAGGCCAGACCGACGGGATGGTGCAACAGCGTGGGAACCGCGATGCAGACGGCTTCCACCTCGGAGAGCATGGCGTTGTAGTCGGCGAACCAGCGGCAGCCGAATTGCTCGGTAGCGAGCTTTCCGCGCTCAGCATCCGGATCCGCGACTCCCACCAGATCGGCATCCCGCAGAAGACTGAGCACCCGAGCGTGGTGCCATCCCATATTGCCGATGCCGATCACCCCGACCTTGACTGGGGCCATAGGGTCGGAAGGCATCAGCACAGGCGGTCGATTAGGGCAAGACTATCGGCCTTCAGTCGGATTCATCCTCTGAGCTGGGGAGAACAAGCCGGACTCGCTCGATCCGCGGCCCTGCCATGGCTGTGATCTCGAACTGAAGGCCGTTGAAATGCAGCCCTTCCCCTGCGGATGGAATGTGCTGGAGCCGCTCCAGCAGGAAGCCCGCCAGGGTGTGATGCTCATCAGCCTCGGGCAGATCGAGATCGAGCTGTCGGTTGAGCTCGAAGATCTCCAGATCTCCGGCCACCAGCCAGGCACCGGGGCAGTCCTTCTCTTCGAGCAGATCCGGTTCGTCGGTCTCACCGGGATCCTCATCACCAACGATTTCTCCAGTGAGATCCGCTGCGGTCACCAGACCCTCGGTGCCGCCGTGCTCATCCACCACCAGCAGAAGCGGTTGACCGCTGCGGATCATCGGCAGCAGCTCCGCCAACGTGCAGGTCTCCAGAACGGGCACCGCAGGCAGGAGGTAGGGCTCGAGCAGCGAATCGGCCTGGAGCTCCCCCCGTGCGATCGGTTCAGCCATCTGACGGAGATCCAGCACGCCGCGCACGTCATCCAGCGACTGGCCGATCACCGGGAAGCGGGCGTGACGGGTGTGATGGACGGCCTCCATCATTTCCGCGAAACGGACCGTGGCCGGCAGGGTGACCATCCCAGAGCGCGGCACCATCACCTCCCGCACCTGGGTGTCCCGCAGGGCAAAGACACCTTCAAGGATGTTTTTCTCGTCAGGGAACAATCCCGTCACCCGACCGGATTCCACCAAGGTTTCCAGCTCTCCAGCTGAAAGGGCTGGCACCAGCACATCCCATTGGGGGGCCAGGCCGAGCAGGCGCATCAGCAGCCCGGCCAGCGCCTCGAGCAGGTTGAGCAGCGGAGCCAGACAGCGCATCACCACCTCCAGCAGCGGCACCAGTCGCAGCGCCGAGGATTCGGGACGGTTCAGCACCCAGGCCTTGGGCAACAAACCAGCCACCAGCGTGGCCAGCAGCACGATGCCTAGGAACAAGGCTGTGTCGCGCCAAGCCACACCCAGAGACCCATCCGACCAGAGCCGCGCCCCTAACCCGCGGCCAGCCCAGCCAAGAGCCACCAGAGCGAGGGTCGAACCCAGTTGAGACACCAGCAAAGCGCGCCGCAGGCGTCGCTGGAGACGCTGAATGGAACGGGCCCCGGCTTGCTCTTCCTCCACCAGCACTTCAACGCGGCTGGGGCGTAGCCGAAGCAGGGCCACCTCTGCAGCCGCGAAGAAGGCCGGCAAAACCAACAGAACAGCCAGCAGAAAAAGCCGCATCAACAGGGAGGAATGGGGGTCGCGAGGATCGAACTCGCCTTAGGCGAATTATGAGTTCGCTGCATTCACCAGATTGCTAGACCCCCTAAACAGAGTGTTACCACGGGGGAGTCGCGTCGGGGAAGTGATCCGCCGTGGGCGCGTCCGGCCAGGCTTCGATGGCTTCGGTGGCCGCCAGGATGCCGTTGAACCCGCTCGAAATGTCCTGGGTTCGCATCGGCAGCGGCGGACTCTGCTCCTCCAGCAGAGCTCCCGTCGTGTTCTGCAGTGCGGACCCATCCCAAATCAGCGACTGGTCAGGGAAGCCGAATCCCATGAACCGGTTCCCCTCGATACCGCCAACCGCAATCCCCAGAACATTGGACAATTGATGCAGAGGGTTCACGCCCCGGGCCATGGGCGAGGTCCAGGTGTAAAAGCGGCGGTTGATGAGCTCACTGGTGGTCTCCGTGGGATGACAAACCGTGACTTCGACGGGAGCGGAACCACTACCGAGCGGAGGCGCCTCAACTCTGGTGGTGCACACCAACGGGCTTGCCATCACCGATGGACCAGCGAGGAGGAGGCTCGAGCGAAAGAACGGCCACAGCAGCACCGGACGAAACAGCTCTAAGCGCAAACTAAGGACATCTGCGAAGCGTGGCCAGTCCCATGTCTGAATCGTCGAGTGTCCCGACTGAGCGCGAGCAACTGCTGAACCGTCTGGCCACCCTGGCCTACCGACGTGGAGACTTCACCCTTGCCTCAGGCCGGAAGAGCGAGCACTACGTGAACTGCAAACCCGTAAGCCTGAGCGGTTCCGGCCTGGCCCTGATCAGCCGGGCGATGCTCGCTCACGTGGAAACCGATGCGGTGGCCGTGGCTGGTCTCACCCTCGGAGCAGACCCACTGGTCAGCGGTGTAGCCATGGCCGCCGCCGATCGAGGTCGGGAGCTTGATGCGCTGATCGTGCGCAAGGAAGCCAAAGGCCACGGCACTGGAGCCTGGCTGGAGGGTCCGCTACCAGCCCCCGGGACCCTGATCACCGTGCTGGAAGACGTTGTCACCACAGGAGGTTCCTCTCTCAAGGCGGTCCGGCAGCTGCGCGACGCCGGTTACAAGGTGAACCGAGTCGTCACCATCGTCGACAGGGAGGAAGGGGGAGACGCCGCCATGACGGCTGACAATCTTGAGTTGATCAGCCTTTACAAGCTGTCTGAGATCGCCGCCTTCACGCCGGCATGAGCAAGTTGTTTTGGGACGCCCAGATCCCCTGGCTGCGGATGAACGGAAGCGGAGCACGCCAGTTTCTTCAGGGGCAG from Synechococcus sp. MU1643 includes:
- a CDS encoding glycoside hydrolase family 15 protein; amino-acid sequence: MTTTETLLQNHATTLQRLDQSIQRVVLDRQDPISGLLPASTAHTIHGNYGDAWVRDCVYSVQCVWGLALAHRRHQGQNSLRSWELQQRVVALMRGLMRSMMRQAAKVERFKESLNPLDALHAKYDSCTGEPVVADDAWGHLQLDATSLFLLQLAQLTKGGCAVVQSRDEVDFLQNLVHYIARAYRTPDYGIWERGDKGNHGLPERNASSIGMAKAALEALDGLDLYGPHGDGSCILLIPQGAIVRLRRALQGLLPRESASKEADSACLSVIGYPAWAVEDAALVERTGRRIRRELGGAYGYKRFLRDGHQTAVEDVNRLHYEPEELAAFEGIESEWPLFLAFELVTACCERRWGEARQLHSQLKTLAVQQDGERLYPELYQVPASAVDQERMNPGSQERVANTNLPLIWTQSLVWLGEMLIDDLIRPEDIDPCDRREPQPLGAETVLVAMAAQTDAVRQELLAAEVPIDPTSVISVQSSDELKQRLKAAGTNPRLELTGRPGHRVETEDTARVYRQDGAISVFTPSVLEDVSSYLADDPEELLETVVDELHLLQRHWRGMGRPLLVIPIRDAALQQHRDVILKLARQLGRGVIESIPVRLGCLSELVDQAQEVQLPPLQQKPMQRSEPPQPLLRDATDLRDLTAAEEQELDDTPIEQLSQRLWSSGLLHEQAEVLELLHRRLGPQGIQRSPEGNQVALRTLLEEVYQRGLRCEDWNVVRRCAGTMGMVHPQLEDALTDLLVRQKQVVVGRNYTGDSRLRQPMDSAAIAERIETTSGIDGRERMLEQELLLALDSVARREPALLKGSLTLQLGQLLLLLTSELAVEKMLSQDEAFEALCSEAPHAIRKRLRAVLSDVDHARAALQRGEQLHVSGRVQWSVPDPLEETPGGGDWLQHRIRLGSFQKVPRDFYAGIWSLLQHCRGLVIGDKLERRNRLNSRLILEKTPGERNFAAQVDHLLSRIKAPEYRQLCSECLLSLMAFVEANPEVRFEDDLALDVVIGHAVRVGWQQSHPSLRPENYPQHKAQAWGQFYRSSPGDCRRWQVTALRELAEQQGLV
- a CDS encoding Gfo/Idh/MocA family protein, with translation MPSDPMAPVKVGVIGIGNMGWHHARVLSLLRDADLVGVADPDAERGKLATEQFGCRWFADYNAMLSEVEAVCIAVPTLLHHPVGLACLRAGVHVLIEKPIAASQDEATALIEAASAAGCLLQVGHIERFNPAFRELTKVVANEEVVVLEARRHSPHSDRANDVSVVLDLMIHDIDLVLELAKAPVVRLAAAGGRSAEGPIDYVNATLGFENGVVASLTASKMSHRKIRSLSAHCRSSLVETDFLNHTLHIHRRAHEWYSADHGELLYRNDGFIEEVSTTSIEPLYAELEHFLQCVHGRGTPEVDGLQASRALKLADLIEQAVEHPDTGAPLCAPI
- a CDS encoding hemolysin family protein encodes the protein MRLFLLAVLLVLPAFFAAAEVALLRLRPSRVEVLVEEEQAGARSIQRLQRRLRRALLVSQLGSTLALVALGWAGRGLGARLWSDGSLGVAWRDTALFLGIVLLATLVAGLLPKAWVLNRPESSALRLVPLLEVVMRCLAPLLNLLEALAGLLMRLLGLAPQWDVLVPALSAGELETLVESGRVTGLFPDEKNILEGVFALRDTQVREVMVPRSGMVTLPATVRFAEMMEAVHHTRHARFPVIGQSLDDVRGVLDLRQMAEPIARGELQADSLLEPYLLPAVPVLETCTLAELLPMIRSGQPLLLVVDEHGGTEGLVTAADLTGEIVGDEDPGETDEPDLLEEKDCPGAWLVAGDLEIFELNRQLDLDLPEADEHHTLAGFLLERLQHIPSAGEGLHFNGLQFEITAMAGPRIERVRLVLPSSEDESD
- the pyrE gene encoding orotate phosphoribosyltransferase: MSESSSVPTEREQLLNRLATLAYRRGDFTLASGRKSEHYVNCKPVSLSGSGLALISRAMLAHVETDAVAVAGLTLGADPLVSGVAMAAADRGRELDALIVRKEAKGHGTGAWLEGPLPAPGTLITVLEDVVTTGGSSLKAVRQLRDAGYKVNRVVTIVDREEGGDAAMTADNLELISLYKLSEIAAFTPA